The Roseomonas haemaphysalidis genome segment TGCTGGGGCTGGCGGCGCTGCCCGTGGCGCTGGCGCTGCGCCACCGCGCGGTGCGCGCCGTCAGCACCGCCACCGACCTCACCTACGCCCTGCCCGGCGCCTGCACCGCCGTGGCCACCATCCTGCTGGTGCTGGGCCTGCCCGGCGGCGGCGCGGTCTACGGCACGCTGGGCATCATCCTGTTCGCTTACCTGGCTCGCTTCCAAACGCTGGCGCTGCGCCCCGTGGCCGCCGCCGCCGCGCGGCTGGACCCCCGGCTGGAGGACGCCGCGCGCGGCATGGGCGCCGGGCTGTGGCTGCGGCTGCGCGTGGTGCACCTGCCGCCCATGGCGCCCGCCATCGCCGCCGGCGCGCTGCTGGTGATGCTGCTGGCGATCAACGAGGTCACGGTCAGCAGCCTGCTGAACGGCCCCGGCACGCAGACGCTGGGCGTGCTGGTGTTCAACCTGCAGGATGGCGGTCAGTCTCCCCAGGCCGCCGCCGTGGGTTGCCTGTCACTCTTGCTGGTGGCGGGGCTGATGCTGCTGGCCGGCCTGCTGGGCCGCCGCCTGCCACCCGGCACCTTGCCCTGGCGCCCCTGACCGGCCCGCCGCACGCAAACAGTGTCCAGCGTGGCCGCGGCCGTGATAGGAGCGGGGGCAGAGACCCTTTTCCTGAAAGACCTGAGACGCATGGCCAATCCACTTCCGCCGCAGACGGCCTCCTATGCCCTGGGACTGCTGCGCATCGTCGCCGCGCTGCTGTTCATCGAGCACGGCACGCAGAAGCTCTTCGGCTTTCCCATCGCCCCCGCGGGCGGTGCCTCGCCCGCCATGTTCAGCATGTTCTGGTTCGCCGGCGTACTGGAAACGGTGGGCGGCATCCTGGTGCTGGTCGGCTTCTTCACCCGCCCCGCCGCCTTTGTGCTGTCCGGGCTGATGGCCTTCGCCTACTTCATCGCCCATTTCCCGCGCAGCTTCTGGCCGGTGGCCAATGGCGGCGACGCCGCCATCCTGTTCTGCTTCGTGTTCCTGTATCTGGCCGCCGCCGGCCCGGGCGCCTTCAGCATCAACAAGCGCTGACATGAAAAAGGGGGCCGCGAGGCCCCCTTCCCTGTTCCGCCGCGCCGGCCGCTCAGTGCGGCTCCACGTCCAGCGCGTAGCCGGCCGAGCGCACGGTGCGGATCACGTCCAGCTCGCCATCCCCGTTCACCACCTTGCGCAGCCGGCGGATATGCACGTCCACCGTGCGCGGCTCCACATGGATGTCGCGACCCCACACGCTGTCCAGCAACTGCTCGCGCGAGAAGACGCGGCCCGGGTGCTGCAGAAAGAACTCCAGCAGCCGGTACTCGGTGGGGCCGAGGTGCAGGCCCCGCCCGGCGCGCACCACGCGGTGGGCGTCCTGGTCCATGGAAATGTCGCGCCACGCCAGCACCCCCTTGGCGCCGACACCGACGGAGCGCCGCAGCAGCGCGCGGATGCGCGCCAGCAGCGCATCCATCACGAAGGGCTTGGCGATGTAGTCGTCCGCGCCGGTGTCCAGCGCGCGCACCGCGTCCTGGTCCTCGGTGCGGGCGGTGACCATGATGATCGGCAGGTCGCGCGTCGGCGCCCGGCGGCGCAGCTGGCGGCAGACCTCCAGCCCCGACAGGGCGGGCAGCATCCAATCCAGCAGGATCAGGTCGGGCGGCGCTTCCGCCACGCGCAGCAGCGCTTCCTGCCCATCGCTGGCTTCCTCCACGCGGAAGCCCTGCTTTTCCAGGTTGTAGCGCAGCAGCGTCAGCAGCGGCGCCTCGTCCTCCACCACCAGGATGGTGGGGCGCCCGCCGGCGGCGATCTCAGCCACGGAAGCCATCTCCCTCAGGCCGGCGGCCGGGCGACGGCGAAGGGCGAGGTGTCGCCCTTCGGCCGCTCGTCCGGCAACCCGGCGCCGC includes the following:
- a CDS encoding DoxX family protein — encoded protein: MANPLPPQTASYALGLLRIVAALLFIEHGTQKLFGFPIAPAGGASPAMFSMFWFAGVLETVGGILVLVGFFTRPAAFVLSGLMAFAYFIAHFPRSFWPVANGGDAAILFCFVFLYLAAAGPGAFSINKR
- the phoB gene encoding phosphate regulon transcriptional regulator PhoB, whose translation is MASVAEIAAGGRPTILVVEDEAPLLTLLRYNLEKQGFRVEEASDGQEALLRVAEAPPDLILLDWMLPALSGLEVCRQLRRRAPTRDLPIIMVTARTEDQDAVRALDTGADDYIAKPFVMDALLARIRALLRRSVGVGAKGVLAWRDISMDQDAHRVVRAGRGLHLGPTEYRLLEFFLQHPGRVFSREQLLDSVWGRDIHVEPRTVDVHIRRLRKVVNGDGELDVIRTVRSAGYALDVEPH